A single region of the Bacteroides luhongzhouii genome encodes:
- a CDS encoding bifunctional dihydroorotate dehydrogenase B NAD binding subunit/NADPH-dependent glutamate synthase — MNKIISKERFSEKVFKFEIEAPLIAKSRKAGHFVIVRVGEKGERMPLTIAGSDLKKGTITLVVQEVGLSSTRLCELNEGDYITDVVGPLGQATHIEKFGTVVCAGGGVGVAPMLPIVQALKAAGNRVITVLAGRNKDLIILEKEMRESSDEVIIMTDDGSYGRKGLVTEGVEEVIKREKVDKCFAIGPAIMMKFVCLLTKKYEIPTDVSLNTIMVDGTGMCGACRITVGGKTKFVCVDGPEFDGHQVNFDEMLKRMGAFKNIEREEMHKLQPECEATKEIDEKSRNAAWRQELRKSMKPKERTAIPRVEMNELDAEYRSHSRKEEVNQGLTAEQAVTEAKRCLDCANPGCMEGCPVGIDIPRFIKNIERGEFLEAAKTLKETSALPAVCGRVCPQEKQCESKCIHLKMNEKPVAIGYLERFAADYERESGQISVPVIAEKNGIKIAVIGSGPAGLAFAGDMAKYGYDVTVFEALHEIGGVLKYGIPEFRLPNKIVDVEIDNLSKMGVNFIKDCIVGKTIGVEDLKAEGFKGIFVASGAGLPNFMNIPGENSINIMSSNEYLTRVNLMDAASEDSDTPVAFGKNVAVIGGGNTAMDSVRTAKRLGAERAMIIYRRSEEEMPARIEEVKHAKEEGVEFLTLHNPIEYIADEQGCVKQVILQKMELGEPDASGRRSPIAIPGATETIDIDLAIVSVGVSPNPIVPSSIKGLELGRKGTITVDDNMESSIPMIYAGGDIVRGGATVILAMGDGRKAAAAMNEQLKANAGK, encoded by the coding sequence ATGAACAAAATCATTAGCAAGGAACGCTTTTCTGAAAAAGTATTCAAATTTGAAATTGAAGCTCCTTTGATTGCTAAATCCCGTAAAGCCGGACACTTTGTCATCGTGCGTGTTGGTGAAAAAGGAGAACGTATGCCTTTGACTATCGCAGGTTCTGACCTCAAAAAAGGCACCATTACTTTGGTAGTGCAAGAAGTCGGGCTTTCTTCTACCCGTCTCTGTGAACTGAATGAAGGCGATTATATTACCGATGTAGTAGGCCCACTTGGACAAGCTACCCACATAGAGAAATTCGGAACAGTAGTCTGCGCCGGTGGTGGTGTAGGCGTAGCTCCGATGCTTCCTATCGTACAGGCTTTGAAAGCAGCCGGCAACCGTGTTATCACTGTATTGGCCGGACGTAACAAAGACCTGATTATTTTGGAAAAAGAAATGCGTGAAAGCTCTGACGAAGTAATTATCATGACTGATGACGGTTCTTACGGTCGTAAAGGTCTGGTAACGGAAGGCGTAGAAGAAGTTATCAAACGTGAGAAAGTGGACAAATGCTTCGCTATCGGTCCTGCCATCATGATGAAATTCGTTTGCTTGCTGACAAAGAAATATGAAATTCCGACTGATGTTTCATTGAACACCATCATGGTAGATGGAACAGGAATGTGTGGTGCTTGCCGTATCACTGTGGGAGGAAAGACTAAATTCGTTTGTGTAGACGGTCCTGAATTCGACGGTCACCAAGTGAATTTTGATGAAATGCTGAAACGTATGGGCGCGTTCAAAAATATTGAGCGCGAAGAAATGCATAAACTTCAACCAGAATGTGAAGCAACCAAAGAAATCGACGAAAAAAGCCGTAATGCAGCCTGGAGACAGGAATTACGCAAATCAATGAAACCGAAAGAACGTACAGCCATTCCCCGTGTAGAAATGAATGAGCTTGACGCTGAATATCGTTCACACAGCCGTAAAGAGGAAGTCAATCAAGGATTAACAGCCGAACAGGCTGTTACAGAAGCTAAACGTTGTCTTGACTGTGCTAATCCGGGATGTATGGAAGGCTGTCCGGTAGGTATTGATATTCCCCGCTTCATTAAGAATATCGAACGCGGAGAGTTTCTTGAGGCTGCCAAAACACTGAAAGAAACAAGCGCACTTCCAGCTGTTTGTGGTCGTGTGTGCCCACAGGAAAAACAGTGCGAATCAAAATGTATTCATTTGAAAATGAATGAAAAGCCCGTCGCTATCGGTTATCTGGAACGTTTTGCCGCTGATTACGAACGTGAAAGCGGGCAAATCTCCGTACCTGTCATTGCAGAGAAGAACGGTATCAAAATAGCTGTAATCGGTTCGGGACCTGCAGGGTTGGCATTTGCCGGTGATATGGCTAAATATGGATATGATGTAACTGTATTCGAAGCACTGCATGAGATTGGCGGTGTATTAAAATACGGTATTCCCGAATTCCGTTTGCCAAACAAGATTGTAGACGTAGAAATTGACAACCTGAGCAAAATGGGTGTCAACTTCATCAAAGACTGTATCGTAGGAAAAACGATCGGCGTAGAGGATTTGAAAGCTGAAGGTTTCAAAGGAATATTCGTGGCTTCCGGCGCCGGACTGCCTAACTTTATGAATATCCCGGGAGAGAATTCTATCAATATCATGTCGTCCAACGAATACCTCACTCGCGTTAATCTGATGGACGCTGCCAGTGAAGATTCGGACACTCCGGTAGCTTTCGGTAAAAACGTGGCAGTAATCGGTGGTGGTAATACAGCGATGGACTCTGTTCGTACTGCCAAACGTCTTGGTGCAGAGCGTGCTATGATTATCTATCGTCGTTCGGAAGAGGAAATGCCTGCACGTATCGAAGAAGTAAAACATGCCAAAGAAGAAGGAGTTGAATTCCTCACACTACATAATCCGATCGAGTATATTGCTGACGAACAAGGTTGCGTAAAACAGGTTATTTTGCAAAAGATGGAGTTAGGCGAACCGGATGCTTCCGGACGTCGTAGTCCTATAGCCATCCCGGGAGCAACAGAAACAATTGATATCGACTTGGCAATAGTCAGTGTCGGAGTATCCCCTAACCCAATTGTTCCGAGCTCTATCAAAGGACTGGAACTAGGACGAAAAGGAACTATCACTGTAGATGACAACATGGAATCTTCCATCCCTATGATTTATGCAGGCGGTGACATCGTCCGCGGTGGGGCCACTGTTATTCTGGCGATGGGTGATGGTCGCAAAGCCGCTGCCGCCATGAATGAGCAATTGAAGGCAAACGCCGGCAAGTAA